GGAATCGAACCCCCATCGCAAGAACCGGAATCTTGAGTGATATCCATTACACTAAGGAGACACAATAGTATTATTATAGCAAAGGTTAACCTTATAAACAATCATTTTCAAGAACTTTGACAATGAAAAACGCCTAAAAAAACGGTTCTCTGTCAAATCGTGTTGGTGACCCTATAATAGTCAAAGTGAGATTTAAATTCTCACTTTGGCTTTTTCTTTTTGTCTAGCTTGTTCGTCTTGATAGCGTAATGCCTTGGGCTCAAAATGATTGATAGTCAAGCGGAAACTGACCAGAATACGCGCACGGAGATTCGTGTAATTACGATAACCAAACCCAGATCGCTTTATGGTCTTAATTTTATTGTTAATACCTTCAATGGCGCCATTAGAAAGGGTATAAAAACAGGCATTGCTAATACCCACTCGATGTGTCACTAACGTTTGGACGGTGGTACGGATCTTTCTTGGTAATATCTGTTGTCTAGTGTCTTCTAAAATCGTGCTAAATTGTTCAAAATCATGCTGATAAAGGGCGAAACGGAGATGATTGACTAACATGTAAACCTGACGCAACTGTGGATCAAGGGACAATAAATAATCAACCATCATCTTTTCAGTCATCAGACCGTCATAAAGACGATGGGTTCGGTAATCACTCACATTTAATTCCCAGTCATTTTTTAAAAGCAACTTCCATTGTTTCTTTAACTTACGGTAATCCCTCGGGCGTTTACTGTAGAGATTATTCATCACACGAATACGATGTGTATTGAGTGCGCGATTGAGATGCTGCACGATATGAAAGCGATCAATGACAATTTGGGCGTTTGGAAAACACGTTTTTACCACTGCCATATAAGGCGAATACATGTCCATCGTGACCGTCTTCACGCTATAACGAGACTCTTTTGGATACCGTAAAAAATAATCAATGAGATGATCTTTTCTTCTGTCTTCAACGACATCCATTAACCGATGGTTTTGAGCATCAATAAATAGAAAACTCATCGCACCTGAGACAGCTCCAACTGACTTAAATTCATCAATAGAGAGATGTTGAGGCAAGTAGAGATGCTTAGAAGCTAGCGGTTTCGCAACCTGTCTAAGCACACGAATAACAGTACTCGTCGAAACAGACAAGTGCTGAGCTACCAATGTCATGGACTGTATTTCACGCAGCTCCATCGCAATAGTTTGTTTAATAATAGTGGAGATAAAACAATGGCGTTCAACCAGAGTTGTTTCAGCGATAAAAGTCTGATGACAATGCTTGCACAAGAAACGTTGTTTCTTTAGGCGTAGAAGAAGTGGCTGAAAATTGATGTGCGTCAGCTTAATGGTCGATACTTTTGTTCCATTCTTGATGATATCTTGATGAGATTGATTTAAAACACCACAATTGACGCAACAACGCGGTGTATAGGTCAATTTCCCCTGTATAATCATATGATTGATTTGGTTTAGTTTTTCAAATTCTACAGGAATATCTTCTAAAATAATATTTGGGTCTTTTATTCCGAACATTTTTTTAATACAATGAATTTGGGTCATGTGAATCCTCCTATTATTTGGTGTGGTAACTTAATTATAGGGGTTCACTGACCTTTTTTGTGTTTAAAAATAGAAAAAGGTGTTAGTGAATCATTTGAACTGCCCCCTGTCAAGTAGACAGGTAAATAAACAAAATCTTTGTCCCATGTATGATACTGTTCATGCATGGTTTTTTTATGCCGGAATGCTTAAGCCCATTTTTAATGTCACCCGTTGGGTATTATAAAAACCAATATATTGTTCAATATCACGCTCTAATTCTTCAAAGCTCATATAAGTCTTCAGCCG
This genomic interval from Jeotgalibaca arthritidis contains the following:
- a CDS encoding ISL3 family transposase — encoded protein: MTQIHCIKKMFGIKDPNIILEDIPVEFEKLNQINHMIIQGKLTYTPRCCVNCGVLNQSHQDIIKNGTKVSTIKLTHINFQPLLLRLKKQRFLCKHCHQTFIAETTLVERHCFISTIIKQTIAMELREIQSMTLVAQHLSVSTSTVIRVLRQVAKPLASKHLYLPQHLSIDEFKSVGAVSGAMSFLFIDAQNHRLMDVVEDRRKDHLIDYFLRYPKESRYSVKTVTMDMYSPYMAVVKTCFPNAQIVIDRFHIVQHLNRALNTHRIRVMNNLYSKRPRDYRKLKKQWKLLLKNDWELNVSDYRTHRLYDGLMTEKMMVDYLLSLDPQLRQVYMLVNHLRFALYQHDFEQFSTILEDTRQQILPRKIRTTVQTLVTHRVGISNACFYTLSNGAIEGINNKIKTIKRSGFGYRNYTNLRARILVSFRLTINHFEPKALRYQDEQARQKEKAKVRI